In a genomic window of Erigeron canadensis isolate Cc75 chromosome 5, C_canadensis_v1, whole genome shotgun sequence:
- the LOC122599465 gene encoding uncharacterized protein LOC122599465 — translation MEFKTGSIVEVFVSQSWRCARVLSRNGLDCKVSYDVYPGFTDQADVESISVEYLRPCPPFLEVSKSWIVGDAVEVFHNLSWNLATVLKDCGCDQFSVRLVGSLEELDVSGSEIRRSQKYEDGKWVEVDVTIPRIFKAAGCTKMLLKDEQDSGLEAKQGNTKALKRALSFCDSEDGGRPQKFRWVEKEGKRLRLLETSAEKEINDTHSVVSSSGSCSSNGYNPDEVCSGSGPVEDYESDVEFFSQLEDRIHDLELKRYCSEMEALYESGTLTWEEDGRITSLRQKYKVSENEHFSILKCLIYSSDNSIDR, via the coding sequence ATGGAGTTTAAGACAGGAAGTATAGTTGAAGTGTTTGTTAGCCAATCGTGGCGTTGTGCCCGTGTGCTTTCTCGCAATGGGCTTGATTGCAAAGTAAGTTATGACGTTTATCCTGGTTTCACTGACCAGGCAGACGTTGAAAGCATATCGGTTGAATATCTTAGACCGTGCCCTCCTTTTTTAGAAGTTTCGAAATCTTGGATTGTTGGTGATGCTGTGGAGGTGTTTCACAATCTGTCATGGAACTTGGCTACTGTTTTGAAAGACTGCGGTTGTGATCAGTTTTCAGTCAGATTGGTTGGATCTTTGGAAGAGTTGGATGTATCCGGATCAGAAATACGTCGAAGCCAGAAGTATGAGGATGGTAAATGGGTAGAGGTTGATGTCACCATTCCTAGAATTTTCAAAGCGGCAGGTTGTACAAAGATGCTTCTTAAGGATGAGCAAGATTCGGGTTTGGAAGCTAAGCAAGGGAATACTAAAGCCCTGAAACGAGCATTGTCTTTTTGTGATTCTGAAGACGGGGGGCGTCCACAGAAATTCAGATGGGTTGAGAAAGAGGGAAAGCGTCTGCGATTGCTGGAAACATCAGCTGAAAAGGAGATTAATGACACACATAGTGTGGTGAGCTCTAGTGGGAGTTGTAGCAGTAATGGCTATAACCCAGATGAGGTTTGTAGTGGATCAGGCCCTGTTGAAGATTATGAAAGTGATGTAGAGTTTTTTAGTCAATTAGAAGATAGAATTCATGACCTGGAGTTAAAAAGATATTGTAGCGAGATGGAGGCATTATATGAATCAGGAACTTTAACATGGGAAGAAGATGGCAGGATAACAAGCCTTCGTCAGAAGTACAAAGTATCAGAAAACGAGCATTTCTCTATTCTGAAATGCTTGATTTATTCATCTGATAACTCTATTGATAGATGA